Proteins from a single region of Catenulispora acidiphila DSM 44928:
- a CDS encoding LacI family DNA-binding transcriptional regulator produces MAVTINEVAKAVGVSTSTVSRAFTAPDQVRPETRERVLEVSAELGYVPNPSARSLRAGATATLGMIIPDLANPFYPPIFKALQQRARHLGYTTLVADCDDRESAELDAIAAIANRVDGLLLFASALPEERLRAIAAQTPLVLVNRDVPGISSLRIDLTAGVRQAGELLYALGHRRCALIDASRPGYERDKLFAEIFRGLGLTVVELGPYEPRFESGVHAATLVATGGATAVLAHNDLVALGALQQFTALGVRVPADVSLVGIDDTLLASVCTPALTSVRIDPEELAAAAAELLLEAVTGRGDSPRQVVIGTRLVSRASTGPAPAPTNR; encoded by the coding sequence ATGGCGGTGACGATCAACGAGGTGGCCAAGGCGGTCGGCGTCTCGACGTCCACCGTCTCGCGGGCGTTCACCGCTCCGGACCAGGTACGTCCCGAAACGCGCGAGCGGGTCCTGGAGGTCTCCGCCGAGCTCGGCTACGTCCCCAACCCCTCAGCGCGCTCGCTGCGCGCCGGCGCCACGGCGACGCTCGGCATGATCATCCCGGACCTCGCCAACCCCTTCTATCCGCCGATCTTCAAAGCCCTGCAACAGCGGGCCCGCCATCTCGGCTACACCACGCTGGTCGCAGACTGCGACGACCGGGAGAGCGCGGAGTTGGACGCCATCGCGGCGATCGCCAACCGCGTGGACGGGCTGCTGCTGTTCGCCTCGGCGCTGCCGGAGGAGCGGTTGCGCGCCATCGCCGCTCAGACGCCGCTGGTCCTGGTCAACCGCGACGTGCCGGGGATCAGCAGCCTGCGTATCGACCTCACCGCCGGCGTCCGGCAGGCCGGCGAACTGCTCTACGCTCTCGGGCACCGCCGCTGCGCGCTGATCGACGCCAGCCGTCCTGGATACGAGCGCGACAAGCTGTTCGCGGAGATCTTCCGCGGTCTGGGGCTCACGGTCGTCGAGCTGGGACCGTACGAGCCGCGGTTCGAGTCCGGCGTGCATGCCGCGACGCTCGTGGCCACCGGCGGCGCGACCGCCGTGCTGGCGCACAACGACCTGGTGGCGCTCGGCGCGTTGCAGCAGTTCACCGCGCTGGGGGTGCGAGTGCCGGCGGACGTGAGCCTGGTAGGCATCGACGACACGCTGCTCGCCTCGGTGTGCACGCCGGCGCTGACCAGCGTGCGCATCGATCCCGAGGAGCTGGCCGCGGCCGCCGCGGAGCTGCTGCTCGAGGCGGTCACCGGGCGCGGCGACTCCCCCAGGCAGGTCGTGATCGGGACACGCCTGGTCTCGCGCGCGTCCACCGGACCCGCGCCGGCGCCTACGAACCGGTAG
- a CDS encoding SDR family oxidoreductase, with product MTTTTPNPRVAIVTGASRGIGRAVAGQLAADGYSVVLGYAGRADLAEQAVAEIQAAGGHASAIQADVADETAVAAMFDHAEQQYGGIDAVVNAAGQMKLSTVADLDLNDLDAMHRTNIRGAFVVAQQAARRLRPGGALVMFSTSVMGTKFPTYAGYTASKGAVEAMTLILARELRGRDVTVNAVAPGPTATDMFLDGKDEQLIANLAAQNPLERLGKPEDIAHVVAFLTSAEGHWVNGQVLRANGGMV from the coding sequence ATGACCACGACCACACCAAACCCTCGCGTCGCCATCGTCACCGGCGCCTCACGCGGCATCGGCCGCGCCGTCGCCGGACAGCTCGCCGCCGACGGATACAGCGTCGTCCTGGGCTACGCCGGCCGCGCCGACCTCGCCGAACAAGCCGTCGCCGAGATCCAAGCCGCCGGCGGACACGCCAGCGCCATCCAGGCCGACGTCGCCGACGAAACCGCCGTCGCCGCCATGTTCGACCACGCCGAGCAGCAGTACGGCGGCATCGACGCCGTCGTCAACGCCGCCGGACAGATGAAACTGTCCACCGTCGCCGACCTCGACCTGAACGACCTCGACGCCATGCACCGCACCAACATCCGCGGCGCCTTCGTCGTCGCCCAGCAAGCCGCACGCCGCCTGCGCCCCGGCGGCGCCCTGGTCATGTTCTCCACCTCGGTGATGGGCACCAAATTCCCCACCTACGCCGGATACACCGCCAGCAAAGGCGCCGTGGAGGCCATGACCCTCATCCTGGCCCGCGAACTGCGCGGACGAGACGTCACCGTCAACGCCGTCGCCCCCGGACCCACCGCCACCGACATGTTCCTCGACGGCAAGGACGAGCAGCTCATCGCCAACCTCGCCGCCCAGAACCCGCTCGAGCGGCTCGGCAAGCCCGAAGACATCGCCCACGTCGTGGCGTTCCTGACCAGCGCGGAAGGCCACTGGGTCAACGGACAGGTGCTGCGCGCCAACGGCGGAATGGTCTGA
- a CDS encoding Gfo/Idh/MocA family protein, whose protein sequence is MTFSLGIVGAGQFSGHFAKLWQLHPGVGDIFVTDLLAERAERVASEHGLAGTYPSFEAMLDSDVDAVGIFTQRWTHGPLVLQALRAGKHVYSAVPMAVTREEISDIIDEVRRTGLTYMMGETSHYNPATVHARDLVAKDAFGRLFYAEGDYVHDMDLGFYDAYKYSGGENWKATASYPPLLYPTHALGGILGAWQTHAVSVSAIGVVDDRGDGVFDKEVSMFANDFSNATALFEAAGGGSFRTNEFRRVGYPSRLRESRFRFFGTQGSLEQLATVSLWQDRDGVTDISEHLQPKPTLPPDDPSLQHIAPALRDAFTSGSAPVHDRSRLPEEFAHAANGHEGSHHFLADDFVTAVTTGAPPPVNAWVAARYTLPGIVAHESALQGGARLAIPDFGEAPGL, encoded by the coding sequence GTGACGTTTTCCCTCGGCATCGTCGGCGCCGGACAGTTCTCCGGCCATTTCGCCAAGCTGTGGCAGCTCCATCCGGGCGTCGGCGACATCTTCGTCACCGATCTGCTGGCTGAGCGCGCTGAGCGCGTCGCGAGCGAACACGGGCTGGCAGGGACGTATCCGTCCTTCGAGGCGATGCTCGACTCCGATGTCGACGCGGTCGGCATCTTCACGCAGCGCTGGACGCACGGTCCGCTGGTGCTCCAGGCGCTGCGCGCGGGCAAGCACGTCTACTCAGCGGTGCCGATGGCGGTGACGCGCGAGGAGATCTCCGACATCATCGACGAGGTCCGCCGCACCGGCCTGACCTACATGATGGGCGAGACCAGCCACTACAACCCGGCGACCGTCCATGCCCGCGACCTGGTCGCCAAGGACGCCTTCGGCAGGCTCTTCTACGCCGAGGGCGACTACGTGCACGACATGGACCTCGGGTTCTACGACGCCTACAAGTACAGCGGCGGCGAGAACTGGAAGGCGACCGCGAGCTACCCGCCGCTGCTGTACCCGACCCACGCCCTCGGCGGCATCCTCGGCGCGTGGCAGACGCACGCGGTGAGCGTGTCGGCGATCGGCGTCGTCGACGACCGCGGCGACGGAGTCTTCGACAAGGAGGTGAGCATGTTCGCCAACGACTTCTCGAACGCCACCGCCCTGTTCGAGGCAGCCGGCGGCGGCAGCTTCCGCACCAACGAGTTCCGCCGCGTCGGCTACCCCTCGCGCCTGCGCGAGTCGCGCTTCCGGTTCTTCGGCACGCAGGGGAGCCTGGAGCAGCTCGCCACGGTGAGTCTGTGGCAGGACCGCGACGGCGTCACCGACATCAGCGAGCACCTGCAGCCCAAGCCCACCCTGCCGCCGGACGACCCCTCGCTCCAGCACATCGCGCCGGCCCTGCGCGACGCGTTCACCTCCGGCTCGGCGCCGGTGCACGACCGCAGCCGGCTGCCGGAGGAGTTCGCGCACGCCGCCAACGGCCACGAGGGCAGCCACCACTTCCTGGCCGACGACTTCGTGACGGCGGTGACGACCGGAGCGCCGCCGCCGGTGAACGCGTGGGTCGCGGCGCGGTACACGCTGCCGGGGATCGTCGCGCACGAGTCGGCGTTGCAAGGCGGAGCGCGGCTGGCGATTCCGGACTTCGGCGAGGCGCCGGGGCTCTAG
- a CDS encoding SDR family oxidoreductase — protein MSQPTHHTAPTADVIVVTGASSGFGNLAARALARAGHTVYAGMRATDGRNAARVAELAQLSADEGLDVRGIEMDVQDQASVDAAIARIAEEQGRLDVVVHNAGHMVLGPAEAFTPEQLAELYDINVLSTQRVNRAALPLMRRAGSGLLVWVASSSTRGGHPPFLAPYFAAKAGMDALAESYAAEVIRYGIDTVIIVPGAYPSGTNHFAHAGQPADPDRAAEYDAAYGELRDQMADRLTALFPAGRTVDEVADAIVEAVALPAGQRPFRIHIDPSRDGSDVVSTVSDRIRAEFYHRIGIADLLTDHASR, from the coding sequence ATGAGCCAGCCCACTCACCACACAGCTCCGACCGCCGACGTCATCGTCGTCACCGGCGCCTCCTCCGGCTTCGGAAACCTCGCAGCACGCGCCCTGGCCCGCGCCGGACACACCGTCTACGCCGGAATGCGCGCCACCGACGGACGCAACGCGGCGCGCGTCGCCGAACTGGCACAGCTGTCCGCCGACGAAGGCCTCGACGTACGCGGCATCGAGATGGACGTCCAAGACCAGGCATCCGTCGACGCCGCCATCGCCCGCATCGCCGAGGAACAAGGCCGACTGGACGTCGTCGTGCACAACGCCGGACACATGGTGCTCGGACCCGCCGAAGCGTTCACCCCCGAACAACTCGCCGAGCTGTACGACATCAACGTGCTCAGCACCCAGCGCGTCAACCGCGCCGCACTGCCGCTGATGCGCCGCGCCGGCTCCGGACTGCTGGTATGGGTCGCCAGCTCCAGCACCCGCGGCGGACACCCGCCGTTCCTGGCACCGTACTTCGCCGCCAAAGCCGGCATGGACGCACTCGCCGAAAGCTACGCCGCCGAAGTCATCCGCTACGGCATCGACACCGTCATCATCGTCCCCGGCGCCTACCCCAGCGGCACCAACCACTTCGCCCACGCCGGCCAGCCCGCCGACCCCGACCGCGCCGCCGAATACGACGCCGCCTACGGCGAACTGCGCGACCAGATGGCCGACCGCCTCACCGCCCTTTTCCCCGCCGGCCGCACCGTCGACGAAGTCGCCGACGCCATCGTCGAGGCCGTAGCCCTCCCCGCCGGACAACGGCCCTTCCGCATCCACATCGACCCCAGCCGCGACGGCAGCGACGTGGTGTCCACCGTCAGCGACCGCATCCGCGCCGAGTTCTACCACCGCATCGGCATCGCCGACCTGCTCACCGACCACGCCAGCCGCTGA
- the deoC gene encoding deoxyribose-phosphate aldolase — MSVASIDVPRWTGPLPTRDEVAKMIDHSLLRPELTPADIQAGLLIAREHNVASVCVRPADVAAVVSGGVLHGTTVAIGTVVAFPHGSSTTATKVFETAELVAQGAEEIDMVIDIGRLRAGDTAFTRDEIAAVVQAAAGRPVKVIFENTYLTQQEKVAGYQAAEAAGAAFVKTSTGFAAGGATAADIALMRQTVSAAVQVKAAGGVRTLDALLELNRLGATRFGATATATILDDLEERRRTSTI; from the coding sequence ATGTCCGTGGCCTCGATAGACGTCCCACGCTGGACCGGCCCGCTCCCCACCCGCGACGAGGTGGCGAAGATGATCGACCACTCCCTCCTGCGCCCCGAACTCACCCCCGCCGACATCCAGGCAGGCCTGCTCATAGCGCGCGAGCACAACGTGGCCTCCGTGTGCGTACGCCCCGCCGACGTCGCCGCGGTGGTGTCTGGCGGCGTACTGCACGGCACGACGGTCGCCATCGGCACGGTCGTCGCCTTCCCCCACGGCAGCAGCACCACGGCGACGAAGGTCTTCGAGACCGCCGAGCTCGTCGCCCAGGGCGCCGAGGAGATCGACATGGTCATCGACATCGGTCGCCTGCGCGCTGGCGACACCGCCTTCACGCGGGACGAGATCGCTGCAGTAGTGCAGGCGGCGGCAGGTCGCCCGGTGAAGGTCATCTTCGAGAACACATACCTGACCCAGCAGGAGAAGGTCGCGGGCTATCAGGCGGCTGAGGCGGCCGGCGCGGCGTTCGTCAAAACCAGCACAGGCTTCGCCGCTGGGGGAGCGACAGCCGCCGATATCGCCCTGATGCGCCAGACCGTCTCGGCCGCGGTACAGGTCAAGGCCGCAGGCGGCGTGCGCACACTGGACGCCCTGCTGGAACTGAACCGTCTGGGAGCCACCCGCTTCGGCGCGACAGCCACCGCGACAATCCTCGACGACCTGGAAGAGCGTCGGCGCACCTCGACTATCTAA
- a CDS encoding GntR family transcriptional regulator — protein sequence MAASQPLYERIEKQLRRRLATAADGDPFPSEPRLAEEFGVSRMTVRAALAGLERDGLVERVPGRGSFVRKGAAHRPVGILLSFHDQALAEGKTPRSRVLHAELREASSQETAALYGFESEHAASVVAISRVRLFDDLPIAVEHAVFPAALSALLATDLETGSLHNALRRLGRTPTLGSSVLTARTAGDDAQELGVTPTTPMLVETRSIVDQDGSPLEYTVSSYVADRYALKVDFDVSQS from the coding sequence ATGGCCGCATCCCAACCGTTGTACGAGCGCATCGAGAAGCAGCTGCGCCGCCGTCTGGCCACCGCCGCCGACGGCGATCCGTTCCCCTCCGAGCCGCGGCTGGCGGAGGAGTTCGGCGTTTCGCGGATGACGGTGCGCGCCGCCCTGGCCGGGCTGGAGCGCGACGGCTTGGTCGAGCGCGTGCCCGGCCGGGGCAGCTTCGTGCGCAAGGGCGCGGCGCATCGCCCCGTCGGCATCCTGCTGAGCTTCCACGACCAAGCGCTGGCCGAGGGCAAGACCCCGCGCTCGCGCGTGCTTCACGCCGAGCTGCGTGAAGCCTCCTCGCAGGAGACCGCCGCTTTGTACGGCTTCGAGAGCGAGCACGCCGCATCAGTGGTCGCCATCAGCCGCGTCCGCCTCTTCGACGACCTCCCGATCGCCGTCGAGCACGCCGTCTTCCCCGCCGCCCTCAGCGCCCTGCTGGCCACCGACCTGGAAACCGGCTCGCTCCACAACGCCCTGCGCCGCCTCGGACGCACTCCGACCCTCGGCTCCTCGGTCCTCACCGCCCGCACCGCCGGCGACGATGCCCAGGAACTCGGCGTCACCCCGACCACCCCGATGCTCGTCGAGACCCGCTCCATCGTCGACCAGGACGGGAGCCCGCTGGAATACACCGTCAGCTCCTACGTCGCTGACCGCTACGCGCTCAAGGTCGACTTCGACGTGTCGCAGTCCTGA
- a CDS encoding condensation domain-containing protein, which yields MGDRILVPFSGDGSGESELTWGQRNIMRMMQLAGEAVMIGGTVPLEEGTTVEHIVNLLAFIVERNQSLRTRYRFREDGEPVQVLYSSGEVALDIVDIGLDEDPAEAAEAVRSGYEHGPFDVTADWPVKMAVLRRAGVPVYFAAMYPHIAIDGLGFEALVGDLRNLDRDTGAHLAPREGMQPFELARQQQGATALRQSAASVDYWEKMVRLVPGRRFDSEYEPRDPQWSDVTLDSKACHLAATSIAARTGANTGSIVLGAYAVGLAKVSGKSTSAIRTFISNRFRPGLRESVTPLLASCLCVVDVADTDFDTVAQRAWRSQLKAGKYAYFDPRDLLAMFARVAAERGEEVDLLCYFNDLRREFGAPRPGPLPTPEEIEAALPLTTLTWGPHTDVPDAQTFMELNPVPDTLNLMLRVDTEKVTPEEQEVIVREMERILVAAAFDPACPSGIAANATLSTTGS from the coding sequence GTGGGAGACCGGATTCTGGTGCCGTTCTCGGGGGACGGGTCGGGCGAGTCCGAACTGACGTGGGGCCAGCGCAACATCATGCGCATGATGCAGCTCGCGGGGGAGGCGGTGATGATCGGCGGGACTGTGCCCCTGGAGGAGGGCACGACCGTCGAGCACATCGTCAACCTGTTGGCTTTCATCGTGGAGCGGAACCAGTCGTTGCGGACGCGCTACCGGTTCCGGGAGGACGGCGAGCCGGTCCAGGTGCTCTACTCCTCCGGCGAGGTCGCCCTGGACATCGTCGACATCGGCCTGGACGAGGATCCCGCTGAGGCGGCGGAGGCGGTGCGGTCCGGGTACGAGCATGGGCCCTTCGACGTCACCGCCGACTGGCCGGTCAAGATGGCCGTGCTGCGGCGAGCCGGTGTCCCGGTGTACTTCGCCGCGATGTATCCGCACATCGCGATCGACGGGCTTGGGTTCGAGGCGCTGGTGGGCGACCTGCGGAACCTGGATCGGGACACCGGTGCGCACCTGGCGCCGCGCGAGGGCATGCAGCCCTTCGAGCTGGCGCGGCAGCAGCAGGGCGCCACCGCGCTGCGGCAGAGCGCGGCCTCGGTCGACTACTGGGAGAAGATGGTGCGGCTGGTGCCGGGGCGCCGCTTCGACAGCGAATACGAGCCCCGCGACCCGCAGTGGTCGGACGTCACCCTGGACTCCAAGGCCTGCCACCTTGCCGCGACTTCGATCGCCGCGCGCACCGGCGCGAACACCGGGTCCATCGTGCTCGGCGCCTACGCGGTGGGGCTGGCGAAGGTCTCCGGCAAGAGCACCAGCGCCATCCGGACGTTCATCAGCAACCGCTTCCGCCCCGGTCTGCGGGAGTCGGTCACCCCGCTGCTCGCGTCGTGTCTGTGCGTGGTCGACGTCGCCGACACGGACTTCGACACCGTCGCCCAGCGAGCCTGGCGCAGCCAGCTGAAGGCCGGCAAGTACGCCTACTTCGATCCGCGCGACCTGCTGGCGATGTTCGCGCGCGTGGCCGCCGAGCGGGGCGAGGAGGTGGACCTCCTGTGCTACTTCAACGACCTGCGCCGCGAATTCGGCGCGCCGCGCCCCGGACCGCTCCCGACGCCGGAGGAGATCGAGGCCGCGCTGCCGCTGACGACGCTGACCTGGGGACCGCACACCGACGTCCCGGACGCGCAGACGTTCATGGAGCTCAACCCCGTCCCGGACACCCTCAACCTGATGCTGCGCGTGGACACCGAGAAGGTGACGCCGGAGGAGCAGGAGGTGATCGTCCGGGAGATGGAGCGGATCCTCGTCGCCGCGGCGTTCGACCCCGCCTGTCCGTCCGGGATCGCCGCGAACGCGACGCTTTCCACTACCGGTTCGTAG
- the rpmB gene encoding 50S ribosomal protein L28, which produces MSQRCDVCGKEPSFGNQVARLGHNAQRRRVLGRSARMFRPNIQPVRATVDGRPVKLKVCTACLKAGKVQRRTS; this is translated from the coding sequence ATGTCACAACGCTGCGATGTCTGCGGCAAGGAGCCCAGCTTCGGCAACCAGGTCGCCCGACTGGGGCACAACGCCCAGCGGCGCCGGGTGCTCGGGCGCTCGGCACGGATGTTCCGTCCGAACATCCAGCCCGTGCGGGCAACCGTCGACGGCCGGCCCGTCAAGCTCAAGGTCTGCACAGCGTGTCTGAAAGCCGGAAAGGTCCAACGCCGCACTTCCTAG
- a CDS encoding tautomerase family protein, which translates to MPFANFKVPAGTLNQTQKATIVHRTTELYVEIYGERARGGTMVLVEEVADGGWGIGDHVLTLAQLTEPSEPSEPAS; encoded by the coding sequence ATGCCCTTCGCGAACTTCAAAGTCCCCGCCGGCACCCTGAACCAGACCCAGAAAGCCACCATCGTCCACCGCACCACCGAGCTGTACGTCGAGATCTACGGCGAACGCGCCCGCGGCGGCACGATGGTCCTCGTCGAAGAAGTCGCCGACGGCGGCTGGGGCATCGGCGACCACGTCCTGACACTCGCACAGCTGACGGAGCCGTCGGAGCCGTCGGAGCCGGCAAGCTAG
- a CDS encoding BTAD domain-containing putative transcriptional regulator, with translation MQLDVLILGPLQARADGAPIPIGGARLRTLLTRLALDADRTVPAAALIDALWNHQPPDGAANALQSLISRLRRALGDPDLVQGTPGGYRLAIDPQAVDAHRFETLARQGRLAGDPTTARHLLRQALALWRGPALADTADAGFATAPAARLDELRLTAQCDRLTAELHLGMHTDAIPELEALTTEHPLRENITALLVKALYAAGRQAEALAAYEHTRTALADQLGIDPSEQLATVHLAVLRNDPLLTPANTAVPTPSSAEQRRTNLRARLNSFVGREEEVARIGTMLATSRLVTLVGPGGAGKTRLAGEAATRLPEDIDVADGVWLVELAPVTDPAELPQAILTALGHREMRVLRNEAQAGPARDALTRVAEGLAGQHLVIVLDNCEHLVDAAAHAAEHLLQHVPGLRIVATSREPLGIGGENLFPVLSLAQPADPDQLAAAEQALAFPAVRLFADRAGAVRPGFSVEDENVADVVKICRRLDGLPLAIELAAARLRTLPLHAVASRLDDRFRLLTGGSRTAMPRHQTLRAVVAWSWELLSEQERDLAERLSVFPGGITAESAAAVHPATAADIDDLLFALVDKSLLQPVEPDVARPGHTDDVGHTDEALDTPPRWRMLETLREYGIERLAEAGTVTDVRRAHARYFLDLAEEAEPHLRRREQLRWLARLDADSDNILAALRFAADIGDADTAIRLAASLAWYWSIVGQTIEGRAWLDLALAVPGESPPEAHAVVKILHALGGLFSAQDWTNLSDITNALASVIDDANAAHDNPLLAIAACTIPIITDDLEGVYAAVAVHEYHPDPWVGGMLHLMRGMAAENGGDLITQRHDLELARDRFAQIGERWGLSATLAALATMAMADGDLPTAMRMQDEALGLLREINAADDAAQVQMMRAFALARTGALDEAQTLMTSILDSGRRTRSHPSILMAYVGLADIARQKGEPEAAWGYLQASDDIIRNHWHGPPQLLAMREVAAALLHLLATDPDATKKAHARLQEAYRLGSAAHDMPVLSRIAIVVACYTNATGDPASAARALGTAVSLRGGIDRGDPDRAAVTDSVREQLGEAKYEAEFAVGHAFTRLEGLAFLGECLGIEAAGA, from the coding sequence GTGCAGCTCGACGTCCTGATCCTCGGTCCGCTCCAGGCACGCGCCGACGGCGCACCGATCCCGATCGGCGGCGCCCGGCTGCGCACCCTGCTGACCAGACTCGCCCTCGACGCCGACCGCACCGTCCCGGCAGCCGCACTCATCGACGCCCTCTGGAACCACCAACCACCCGACGGCGCCGCCAACGCCCTGCAATCGCTCATCTCCCGGCTCCGCCGCGCCCTCGGCGACCCCGACCTCGTCCAAGGCACCCCCGGCGGCTACCGACTCGCCATCGACCCCCAAGCCGTCGACGCCCACCGCTTCGAAACCCTCGCCCGCCAAGGCAGACTCGCCGGCGACCCCACCACCGCCCGCCACCTCCTGCGCCAAGCCCTCGCCCTCTGGCGCGGACCCGCCCTCGCCGACACCGCCGACGCCGGCTTCGCCACCGCACCCGCCGCACGCCTCGACGAACTACGCCTCACCGCCCAATGCGACCGCCTCACCGCCGAACTCCACCTCGGCATGCACACCGACGCAATCCCCGAACTCGAAGCCCTCACCACCGAACACCCACTGCGCGAAAACATCACCGCCCTACTCGTCAAAGCCCTCTACGCAGCAGGCAGACAAGCCGAAGCACTCGCCGCCTACGAACACACCCGCACGGCGCTCGCCGACCAACTCGGCATCGACCCCTCCGAACAGCTGGCCACCGTACACCTCGCAGTACTGCGCAACGACCCGCTGCTGACTCCGGCGAACACCGCAGTGCCAACGCCCAGCTCTGCCGAACAGCGACGCACCAACCTGCGGGCCCGCCTGAACAGCTTCGTCGGCCGCGAAGAAGAAGTCGCCCGCATCGGCACGATGCTCGCCACCTCCCGACTGGTCACCCTCGTCGGACCCGGCGGCGCCGGCAAAACGCGCCTCGCCGGCGAAGCCGCGACACGGCTGCCCGAAGACATCGACGTGGCCGACGGCGTCTGGCTCGTCGAACTCGCCCCGGTCACCGACCCCGCCGAACTGCCGCAAGCGATCCTCACCGCACTCGGACACCGCGAAATGCGCGTCCTGCGCAACGAAGCACAAGCCGGGCCGGCGCGCGACGCCCTGACCCGCGTCGCCGAAGGACTCGCCGGACAGCACCTGGTCATCGTGCTCGACAACTGCGAACACCTCGTCGACGCCGCCGCGCACGCCGCCGAACACCTGCTGCAGCACGTGCCCGGCCTGCGGATCGTCGCCACCAGCCGCGAACCGCTGGGCATCGGCGGGGAGAACCTGTTCCCCGTGCTGTCGCTGGCACAACCCGCCGACCCGGACCAACTCGCCGCCGCCGAGCAGGCGCTGGCGTTCCCGGCGGTGCGGCTGTTCGCCGACCGCGCCGGCGCCGTGCGCCCCGGCTTCAGCGTCGAGGACGAGAACGTCGCGGACGTCGTGAAGATCTGCCGCCGCCTGGACGGGCTGCCGCTGGCGATCGAGCTGGCCGCCGCGCGTCTTCGCACCCTGCCGCTGCACGCTGTCGCCTCGCGTCTCGACGACCGGTTCCGGCTGCTCACCGGCGGCAGCCGCACCGCCATGCCGCGGCACCAGACGCTGCGCGCGGTCGTCGCCTGGAGCTGGGAGCTGCTGTCGGAGCAGGAGCGGGACCTGGCCGAGCGGCTGTCGGTGTTCCCCGGCGGCATCACCGCCGAATCAGCCGCCGCGGTGCATCCCGCCACCGCCGCCGACATCGACGACCTGTTGTTCGCGCTTGTCGACAAGTCGCTTCTGCAACCGGTCGAGCCGGACGTCGCGCGCCCCGGCCACACAGACGATGTCGGCCACACAGACGAAGCCCTCGACACCCCGCCGCGCTGGCGCATGCTGGAGACCCTGCGCGAATACGGCATCGAACGACTCGCCGAGGCCGGCACCGTCACCGACGTCCGCCGCGCCCACGCCCGCTACTTCCTCGACCTCGCCGAAGAAGCCGAGCCCCACCTGCGCCGCCGCGAACAACTGCGCTGGCTGGCGCGCCTGGACGCCGACAGCGACAACATCCTCGCCGCCCTCCGCTTCGCCGCCGACATCGGCGACGCCGACACCGCGATCCGGCTCGCCGCGTCCCTGGCCTGGTACTGGTCCATCGTCGGCCAGACCATCGAGGGCCGAGCCTGGCTGGACCTGGCCCTGGCGGTCCCGGGCGAATCCCCGCCCGAAGCCCACGCGGTCGTCAAGATCCTGCACGCGCTCGGCGGACTGTTCAGCGCGCAGGACTGGACCAACCTCTCGGACATCACCAACGCCCTGGCCTCCGTCATCGACGACGCCAACGCCGCCCACGACAACCCGCTGCTGGCCATCGCCGCCTGCACCATCCCGATCATCACCGACGACCTCGAAGGCGTCTACGCCGCCGTCGCGGTCCACGAGTACCACCCCGACCCCTGGGTCGGCGGAATGCTCCACCTCATGCGCGGCATGGCCGCCGAGAACGGCGGCGACCTCATCACCCAGCGCCACGACCTGGAACTGGCCCGCGACCGCTTCGCGCAGATCGGCGAACGCTGGGGTCTGTCGGCGACCCTGGCAGCCCTCGCCACCATGGCCATGGCCGACGGCGACCTGCCAACAGCCATGCGCATGCAGGACGAAGCCCTGGGCCTGCTCCGAGAAATCAACGCAGCCGACGACGCCGCACAGGTACAGATGATGCGCGCCTTCGCCCTCGCCCGCACCGGCGCACTGGACGAAGCCCAAACACTGATGACGTCGATCCTGGACTCAGGCCGGCGCACCCGCTCGCACCCCTCGATCCTGATGGCGTACGTAGGACTAGCCGACATCGCCCGCCAAAAAGGCGAACCCGAAGCCGCATGGGGCTACCTCCAAGCCTCCGACGACATCATCCGCAACCACTGGCACGGACCACCCCAGCTCCTAGCGATGCGCGAAGTCGCCGCGGCCCTCCTCCACCTCCTCGCCACCGACCCCGACGCCACCAAGAAGGCACACGCCAGACTCCAAGAGGCATACCGCCTCGGCTCCGCCGCCCACGACATGCCAGTCCTCAGCCGCATCGCCATAGTCGTCGCCTGCTACACCAACGCCACCGGCGACCCGGCATCCGCCGCACGAGCCCTGGGCACCGCAGTATCCCTCCGCGGCGGCATCGACCGAGGCGACCCAGACCGCGCCGCCGTCACCGACAGCGTCCGAGAGCAACTCGGCGAGGCGAAGTACGAGGCCGAATTCGCCGTGGGGCACGCTTTTACGCGGCTGGAGGGGTTGGCGTTCCTCGGGGAATGCTTGGGGATTGAGGCTGCGGGAGCGTGA